In Stomoxys calcitrans chromosome 2, idStoCalc2.1, whole genome shotgun sequence, the following proteins share a genomic window:
- the LOC106081855 gene encoding tetraspanin-13, which produces MCGGFTCSKNALIALNILYVMVGFLLIGVGVYARAASIVTNLPIVGGILACGIILILISILGLAGAVKHHQVMLFFYMIILFLLFLIQFSIASSCLAVNSEQQQEFAEEGWNTVPASMHKQVQDTFLCCGFNSTNTTGTSAEASCDLVNKQCCAGSFDSNCQCPPCLPKLEDKINYAFKLCGGLGIFFSFTEVLAVFLARRYRNQNDPDYLPARAVFPRNYIY; this is translated from the exons ATGTGCGGTGGATTTACGTGTTCAAAGAATGCATTAATTgcgttaaatattttatatgtg ATGGTGGGCTTCCTCTTGATTGGCGTTGGTGTCTATGCTCGTGCTGCTTCAATTGTTACAAATCTTCCCATTGTTGGTGGCATATTGGCTTGCGGCATAATCTTAATACTCATATCGATATTAGGATTAGCCGGTGCTGTTAAACATCATCAAGTTATGCTGTTCTTC TACATGATCATTCTGTTCTTGCTCTTCCTCATTCAATTTTCCATTGCCAGCTCTTGTTTGGCCGTGAACTCGGAGCAGCAACAAGAATTTGCCGAAGAAGGATGGAACACAGTGCCCGCCTCCATGCACAAACAGGTGCAAGACACATTCCTGTGTTGTGGCTTCAACTCAACCAATACCACTGGCACCTCAGCGGAAGCCTCATGCGATTTGGTCAACAAACAGTGCTGTGCGGGCTCATTCGACTCAAATTGCCAGTGTCCACCATGTTTGCCCAAGTTGGAGGATAAAATCAACTATGCCTTTAAGTTGTGTGGTGGTTTGGGTATTTTCTTCAGTTTTACAGAG GTACTTGCTGTATTCTTAGCCCGTCGCTATCGCAATCAAAATGATCCCGATTATTTGCCAGCCCGTGCCGTTTTTCCCCGCAATTATATTTACTAA